Proteins encoded by one window of Winogradskyella sp. PG-2:
- a CDS encoding alpha/beta hydrolase produces MRTLTFVALCILLFGAQTAFGQNKRDIIIGSQFIIKSTILDEERTCLISIPDSYNDSTQVAKKYPIIILLDGYTHFKTASGIVHFMSSNRNRNNLMPESIIIAIENVDRERDFTFTKIKTKRPNTMGGGRNFLNFIEKELIPYVDKKYRTKPSKTLIGHSLGGLLTLNSYLDKSSVFNAYISIDPSIWWSEEMMKNKVDSISKISLGKKLYIATANQGDTNYERNKKRHDHLYKLITKKTKEPTNIEIKYFDKENHRSVPLIALYEGLLYINQEN; encoded by the coding sequence ATGAGAACTTTAACATTTGTAGCATTATGTATTCTACTTTTTGGAGCACAAACCGCGTTCGGACAAAATAAAAGGGATATTATAATAGGAAGTCAGTTCATTATTAAATCAACTATTTTAGATGAAGAAAGAACTTGTTTAATAAGTATTCCTGATTCATATAATGATTCAACTCAAGTGGCGAAAAAATATCCTATTATCATATTGTTGGATGGATATACTCATTTTAAAACAGCATCTGGAATAGTGCATTTTATGAGTTCCAATAGGAACCGAAACAATTTAATGCCAGAAAGTATTATTATAGCCATAGAAAATGTTGATCGCGAACGAGATTTTACTTTTACCAAAATTAAGACCAAACGACCAAATACTATGGGTGGAGGAAGGAATTTTTTGAATTTCATTGAGAAAGAGCTAATACCTTATGTTGATAAAAAATATAGAACAAAACCATCTAAAACTCTTATTGGACATTCTTTAGGAGGCCTACTTACATTAAATTCTTATTTAGATAAAAGTAGTGTTTTCAATGCTTACATTTCTATAGATCCAAGTATTTGGTGGAGCGAAGAGATGATGAAAAACAAAGTTGATTCTATTTCAAAAATATCATTGGGTAAAAAACTTTATATCGCTACTGCCAATCAAGGAGATACTAATTATGAGCGGAATAAAAAAAGACACGACCATCTCTATAAATTAATCACAAAGAAAACGAAAGAACCTACAAACATCGAAATAAAGTATTTTGACAAGGAAAACCATCGCTCTGTGCCATTAATAGCTTTGTACGAAGGTTTACTCTACATTAATCAAGAGAATTAA
- a CDS encoding sensor histidine kinase, with the protein MAFREARLTTPYTVGVSNNKKIKSIRAVIKPDIPDNENERIKALQNLNLLDTLEEDAYDQLTLIASQICDVPIALVSLIDSSRQWFKSHHGLDVRETPKDIAFCAHAINKPEEILIVEDAAKDERFHDNPLSTKAPNVKFYAGAPLNTSEGFCLGTLCVIDNKPKKLSKTQQTSLTALANQVVAQFELRRKNLILIEKIKIIEQLNHDIDAFSYRLSHDMQTPIRGILSIIEFLKKEDADEISISLGEKIDQIEDRAKYGLALVQGTIDYARVSKANLVFSEFKLEDTAKFVFANLANTDNVKLELMNCKQIVITSKHVIQVVFQNLMTNSLKFNDKDTCIISISSKIENNRLVIDYKDNGPGISMKYANKIFEIFETLNAKSENSTGIGLATIKAVLNKLSGHIRLMHSEVAKGVHFNIDLPLEIQKKG; encoded by the coding sequence ATGGCTTTCCGTGAGGCGCGCCTCACTACGCCATACACAGTGGGCGTTAGCAACAATAAAAAAATAAAATCCATAAGGGCTGTGATAAAACCAGACATACCAGATAACGAGAACGAAAGGATTAAAGCACTTCAGAATTTAAACCTTTTAGACACTTTAGAAGAAGATGCATATGACCAGCTAACGCTTATTGCTTCTCAAATATGTGATGTTCCTATTGCTCTTGTTTCTTTGATTGATTCTAGCAGGCAATGGTTTAAATCTCATCATGGATTAGATGTAAGAGAAACACCTAAGGATATTGCTTTTTGTGCTCACGCCATAAACAAACCAGAGGAAATACTCATTGTCGAAGATGCTGCGAAAGATGAGCGTTTTCATGACAATCCATTATCCACTAAGGCACCGAATGTCAAATTCTATGCAGGAGCACCATTGAATACATCAGAAGGATTTTGTTTAGGAACTTTATGTGTTATTGACAATAAGCCTAAAAAGCTGAGTAAAACTCAACAAACTTCCTTAACAGCACTTGCAAATCAGGTAGTTGCTCAGTTTGAATTAAGAAGAAAAAACTTAATCTTAATCGAGAAGATAAAAATCATAGAGCAGCTCAATCATGATATTGATGCATTTTCCTATAGATTATCTCATGACATGCAAACACCCATAAGGGGAATTTTATCCATAATCGAATTTTTGAAAAAAGAAGATGCCGATGAAATTTCTATTTCTCTCGGAGAAAAGATCGACCAAATTGAAGATAGAGCTAAGTATGGATTAGCTCTTGTTCAGGGGACTATTGATTATGCTAGGGTTTCAAAAGCAAATCTTGTTTTTAGTGAGTTTAAACTCGAAGACACTGCTAAATTTGTTTTTGCTAATTTGGCAAATACAGATAATGTTAAGTTAGAGCTTATGAATTGCAAACAGATTGTTATTACATCAAAACATGTGATTCAAGTGGTTTTTCAAAATTTGATGACTAATAGTCTGAAATTTAATGATAAGGATACATGCATCATTTCTATTTCATCAAAGATAGAAAACAATAGACTTGTCATAGATTATAAAGATAATGGTCCTGGGATCAGCATGAAGTATGCGAATAAAATATTTGAAATATTTGAAACACTCAATGCAAAGTCAGAAAACAGTACCGGAATAGGTTTAGCCACAATAAAAGCAGTGCTAAATAAATTATCAGGACATATTCGTCTAATGCATTCTGAGGTTGCTAAAGGCGTTCATTTTAATATCGATCTTCCTCTTGAAATTCAAAAAAAAGGATGA
- a CDS encoding acyltransferase family protein: MNISKRRYDLDWLRVIAILAVYFHHLGMPFNGDDFHIMNAESSKLLDDIMVYFEQFRLPLLFLISGTGTVLAFSKRTWKHFFKERTGRLIIPLIFGVLFIVPPQTYYQYINEFNSYWQIYTEGRFETNHLWFIENLYVISVIVIPLIIFLKSKKSKKFIHRIEKISSYKLGFLMGGLPLIIFTVVLKRYYPTGSSSLANLSETFFYTYFFISGILFASSQIFWDNLKRFRHFHLIGFSISTLLFYGYYFIPNTMVEPYLTLSARWDIWHTLCCLLGWCFVLTILGYGQVYFNKPSLYLKWMNEAIYPFYILHQTVIVICAYYIIQLDLNIPAKFTILLVISFFIIVVIYRFAIYPFRVMRVLFGMKPRKRPLNKSQLPTTYIKNSGFKI; encoded by the coding sequence ATGAATATTTCAAAAAGAAGATACGATTTAGATTGGTTAAGAGTTATTGCTATTTTGGCTGTTTATTTTCATCATTTAGGCATGCCTTTTAATGGAGATGATTTTCATATTATGAATGCTGAATCTAGTAAACTGTTAGATGATATTATGGTTTACTTTGAGCAATTTAGACTTCCTTTACTTTTTTTAATATCGGGAACGGGAACAGTTCTCGCATTTTCTAAGCGGACATGGAAGCATTTTTTTAAAGAACGTACAGGAAGACTTATAATTCCACTCATTTTTGGTGTGCTTTTTATTGTACCACCGCAAACTTATTATCAATACATCAATGAATTCAATTCCTATTGGCAGATTTACACGGAAGGACGATTTGAAACTAATCACCTTTGGTTTATAGAAAACCTTTATGTGATTTCTGTAATTGTAATTCCTTTAATTATTTTTCTTAAATCCAAAAAATCTAAGAAATTTATTCATCGAATTGAAAAAATATCTTCTTATAAATTAGGTTTTTTAATGGGAGGACTTCCTCTTATCATTTTTACAGTTGTACTTAAAAGGTATTATCCAACTGGGTCATCTTCACTGGCAAATCTTTCAGAAACATTCTTTTATACTTACTTTTTTATCTCTGGTATTTTATTTGCTTCTTCACAAATTTTTTGGGACAATTTGAAAAGATTTAGACACTTCCATCTTATTGGTTTTAGTATTAGCACACTATTATTTTATGGTTATTATTTTATACCGAATACTATGGTAGAACCTTATTTAACCCTTTCTGCTCGTTGGGATATATGGCATACCTTATGCTGTCTGTTGGGATGGTGTTTTGTTTTGACCATATTGGGATATGGACAGGTTTACTTTAATAAACCTAGTCTCTACCTTAAATGGATGAACGAAGCTATTTATCCGTTTTATATTTTACATCAAACAGTAATTGTAATTTGTGCATATTACATCATTCAACTCGACTTAAATATTCCTGCTAAGTTTACAATTCTTTTAGTTATTTCATTTTTTATTATTGTGGTAATTTACCGTTTTGCCATTTACCCTTTTAGAGTTATGAGAGTGCTTTTCGGAATGAAACCACGAAAAAGACCACTGAACAAAAGCCAGTTGCCAACAACGTATATAAAAAATAGCGGTTTTAAAATTTAA
- a CDS encoding LytR/AlgR family response regulator transcription factor, whose amino-acid sequence MQIKAYIKQPYPFYYEELKRVFLLLCFIAMASFIFTYLFEPFVVNIEEHKIDIFWIMVLHSVIPIPVAFAYFFLLKKTVKNIENWTLGKEFLHLAVILLLIGLASFLIRDFIYTNPDNWSFRYLWEEIRNTFLIGILLLLIILPLNLHRLIIKHSNDLKKITVTQQYINDVNTTVQIVTPIKEENFELNIQTFLYAKVDSNYLEIFYDYSNTNEKDLKRLTLKEFLDQLKSYPFIFKTHRSYVVNLNAIESVSGNAQGYVLYLKNYSKRTIPVSRSKVEEFNQAYKSLKKQFTL is encoded by the coding sequence ATGCAAATTAAAGCCTACATAAAACAACCTTATCCTTTTTATTATGAGGAATTAAAAAGAGTATTCCTTTTGCTTTGCTTTATTGCTATGGCAAGTTTTATTTTTACCTATTTATTTGAACCCTTTGTTGTAAATATTGAAGAACATAAAATAGATATTTTTTGGATTATGGTATTACATTCTGTTATACCAATTCCTGTTGCTTTTGCCTATTTTTTCTTGCTCAAAAAAACGGTAAAAAATATCGAAAATTGGACATTAGGCAAGGAATTTTTGCATTTAGCAGTAATCCTACTTCTTATAGGTTTAGCTAGTTTCTTAATTCGAGATTTTATTTATACAAACCCCGATAACTGGTCTTTTCGATACTTATGGGAAGAAATTAGAAATACGTTTTTAATAGGTATTTTATTGCTGTTAATTATTTTACCATTAAATCTTCATCGTTTGATTATTAAGCACTCAAATGATTTAAAAAAAATAACCGTTACGCAACAATATATAAATGACGTCAACACAACAGTTCAAATTGTTACGCCAATAAAAGAGGAGAATTTTGAGTTAAATATTCAAACTTTTCTTTATGCAAAAGTGGATAGTAATTATCTAGAAATATTTTATGACTATTCAAATACTAATGAAAAAGACTTAAAAAGATTAACCCTAAAAGAATTTTTGGATCAATTAAAGTCGTATCCGTTTATTTTTAAAACTCATCGCTCTTATGTTGTAAACCTTAACGCGATTGAATCTGTTTCTGGAAATGCACAAGGATATGTACTTTATTTAAAAAACTATTCCAAAAGAACAATCCCAGTTTCTCGCTCAAAAGTTGAAGAATTTAACCAAGCTTACAAGAGCCTAAAAAAACAATTTACCTTGTAA
- the hchA gene encoding glyoxalase III HchA → MKKKIILTIASIILLAFIVLYFTSRPIETEDGSYIPSPLALKLATSPTTDFDNTVYENKYTGNKKVLMICTEQKNMTMANGKKFSTGNHPVEILLPVLHLKNAGFDVDVVTPNGKPVVIEQWAMPEDDEHIKAIYAEFKKIFENPGNLSDFVANTMNESSDYAAIFIPGGHGAMLGLPENKDVNKLINWSHKNDMFTLAICHGPAALLAAGLDSKKDTYVFKGYKIASFPDAVDEQGLMIGYTPGHMPYKYGEKLNNLGVTIINEEADNTVHKDRKLITGASPLAANDFGKLAATELLKEVNK, encoded by the coding sequence ATGAAGAAAAAAATAATATTAACAATAGCAAGCATCATCTTACTAGCTTTTATTGTCTTATACTTTACATCAAGACCAATAGAAACTGAAGACGGATCTTATATTCCGTCGCCATTAGCATTAAAATTAGCAACATCTCCAACTACAGATTTTGATAATACTGTTTATGAAAATAAGTACACAGGAAATAAAAAGGTGCTAATGATATGCACGGAGCAGAAAAATATGACCATGGCTAATGGTAAAAAGTTCTCAACTGGAAATCATCCTGTAGAAATACTTTTACCTGTGCTACATTTAAAAAATGCTGGCTTTGATGTAGATGTTGTAACACCTAATGGAAAACCTGTTGTTATTGAGCAATGGGCAATGCCAGAAGACGATGAGCATATAAAAGCAATATATGCTGAATTCAAAAAGATATTTGAAAATCCAGGAAACTTATCTGATTTTGTTGCTAACACTATGAATGAAAGCTCAGATTATGCTGCTATTTTTATTCCAGGAGGTCATGGAGCAATGCTTGGACTACCAGAAAACAAAGATGTGAACAAACTAATAAACTGGTCGCACAAAAATGATATGTTTACACTAGCTATTTGTCATGGTCCAGCAGCATTATTAGCAGCAGGTTTAGATAGCAAAAAAGATACTTATGTCTTTAAAGGCTATAAAATCGCTTCATTTCCAGATGCTGTGGATGAGCAAGGACTAATGATTGGTTATACACCTGGTCATATGCCTTACAAGTATGGAGAAAAGTTAAACAACTTAGGAGTTACAATCATCAACGAAGAAGCTGATAATACAGTTCATAAAGACCGAAAATTAATAACAGGAGCTAGTCCTTTAGCTGCCAATGATTTTGGAAAATTAGCCGCAACCGAATTACTTAAAGAGGTAAACAAATAA
- a CDS encoding nitroreductase family protein codes for MSFIDKLNERYATKAMNGEVVPQEKIDNILEAIRLAPTSSGLQPFEVFVVTNDDTKSSIKEIAWNQSQVTDCSHLLVFAAWDNYTADRINYMFDLTNEIRGFKNEGWENYRQMLLDGYPKRDPETNFEHAARQTYIAFMAAIAQAVYEGLDSTPMEGFDPEALDKILGLREKGLRSTLLLPIGYKDAEKDWLVNLVKVRKPMDKLVTFI; via the coding sequence ATGAGTTTTATAGACAAATTAAATGAACGATACGCTACTAAAGCAATGAATGGCGAAGTAGTTCCTCAAGAAAAAATAGATAACATTTTAGAGGCCATAAGGTTAGCACCAACATCTAGTGGATTACAACCTTTTGAAGTTTTTGTAGTTACAAATGACGATACTAAATCTAGTATCAAAGAAATTGCTTGGAATCAATCACAAGTTACAGATTGCTCCCATTTATTGGTGTTTGCAGCTTGGGATAATTATACGGCAGACCGTATTAATTATATGTTCGATTTAACAAACGAAATAAGAGGATTTAAAAATGAAGGTTGGGAAAACTATCGTCAAATGTTGTTAGATGGCTACCCTAAACGTGATCCTGAAACGAACTTTGAACATGCTGCAAGGCAAACTTATATTGCATTTATGGCTGCCATTGCCCAAGCTGTATATGAAGGTTTAGATAGTACACCAATGGAAGGATTTGATCCTGAAGCTTTAGATAAAATTCTAGGATTGCGCGAAAAAGGATTACGAAGTACACTTTTATTACCTATAGGTTATAAAGACGCAGAAAAAGATTGGTTAGTCAACCTTGTAAAAGTTAGAAAACCAATGGATAAATTAGTAACATTCATATAA
- a CDS encoding Crp/Fnr family transcriptional regulator codes for MNELLDYFKNTISISPEIESKLNEIIKEKNLIKGEQILAENSIKKEHIFVVSGCLRSFFKTEDGKEHTIQFAIKNWWISDYITLYTDNKSVVSIESLTHSKVLIIDNSKVEKFYKEFPQFEIIQRKNFEKRISALQKRILSLLALTAAEKYNQFIENYTEFEKIIPNYQIASYLGITPQSLSRIRKERIKN; via the coding sequence ATGAATGAACTTTTAGATTATTTTAAAAATACGATTTCAATTTCACCTGAAATAGAAAGTAAACTAAATGAAATAATCAAAGAAAAAAATTTAATAAAAGGAGAACAAATCCTAGCTGAAAACTCTATTAAAAAAGAGCATATTTTTGTTGTAAGTGGTTGTTTGCGTTCTTTTTTCAAAACGGAAGACGGAAAAGAACACACCATACAGTTTGCCATTAAGAACTGGTGGATAAGCGATTACATAACACTTTATACGGATAACAAATCTGTTGTCTCCATCGAAAGCCTAACCCATTCTAAGGTTTTAATAATCGACAATTCTAAAGTTGAAAAATTTTATAAAGAATTTCCTCAATTTGAAATCATTCAGCGTAAGAATTTTGAAAAGCGTATTTCTGCACTTCAAAAACGAATTTTAAGCTTATTAGCCTTAACTGCTGCAGAAAAATATAATCAGTTTATTGAGAATTATACTGAATTCGAAAAAATAATACCTAACTATCAAATTGCCTCATATCTAGGCATTACTCCTCAAAGTCTAAGCAGAATTAGAAAAGAAAGAATCAAAAATTAA
- a CDS encoding LytR/AlgR family response regulator transcription factor gives MIKAVIIEDELPAQRLLKETLQEINFDTKVIGCLDSIKSAVEWFQNNPHPDIVLLDIQLSDGLSFEIFKQAKVESAIIFTTAYDEYAIQAFKVNSIDYLLKPVEKDELKTAFEKYHNYNKQFIQKQNSNIDFSELASLIKGEKTEYRNRFLIQSNESFFHLPVEDIALFYSMQGITFAVTFEKREYPVNFSLESLKEQLNPDIFFKINRQFIVNIDAIKRVHSYFNGKLKLEIKPSHTEDIIVGKDKAAAFKRWMDR, from the coding sequence ATGATAAAAGCAGTAATAATAGAAGACGAATTACCAGCACAACGCTTGCTAAAAGAAACCTTGCAGGAAATAAATTTTGATACGAAAGTTATTGGGTGTTTGGATAGTATAAAATCTGCCGTGGAATGGTTTCAAAACAACCCACATCCCGATATTGTTTTGTTGGATATTCAATTATCTGATGGCCTTAGCTTTGAAATTTTTAAGCAGGCAAAAGTTGAAAGTGCCATTATTTTTACAACTGCTTATGATGAATATGCCATACAAGCCTTTAAAGTAAATAGCATTGACTACCTGTTAAAACCAGTAGAAAAAGATGAGTTAAAAACTGCCTTTGAAAAATATCATAACTACAACAAACAGTTTATTCAGAAACAGAATTCCAATATTGATTTTTCCGAACTTGCTTCTTTAATTAAAGGTGAAAAGACTGAATACCGTAACCGCTTTCTGATACAATCCAATGAATCGTTTTTTCATTTGCCTGTTGAAGACATTGCACTCTTTTACAGTATGCAAGGCATTACTTTTGCTGTTACTTTCGAAAAAAGAGAATACCCAGTTAATTTTTCACTAGAGAGCTTAAAAGAACAATTAAATCCCGACATTTTTTTTAAAATAAATCGTCAATTTATAGTAAATATTGACGCTATTAAAAGAGTTCATTCTTATTTTAATGGGAAACTAAAACTCGAAATAAAACCGTCACACACAGAGGATATAATAGTTGGTAAGGACAAGGCAGCAGCCTTTAAACGATGGATGGATAGATAA
- a CDS encoding sensor histidine kinase — MSKNIKNTVIRIVLVSLYAILVIRLVTFVMPNDIEYNSPIPKQVFLFFYLLFFNLNVEGSLFFDRYLNKKIHWFNFPKKRIVIQFVLIMIWAFISIGIPFIAWYFINEQSLIYPRAPVIIFIGSVVFLLVFIVISMTINFFKQWNSSLLDAEYYKQEKLKANYRVLQNQVNPHFLFNSLNVLISEIKHDPKTAEDFTRKLSKVYRYVLQSKNHDLIPLKKEIEFIESFIFLHKVRIGDALEYSATISDEALETQLPPLTLQILVENAIKHNVANEENVLKISIESGSDNTLTVSNNLQIIDTVNSTYTGLANLSKRFELIKKEGFTYGKQEAKFVVTIPLIEE; from the coding sequence ATGTCAAAAAATATTAAAAATACTGTAATTAGAATTGTTTTGGTGTCATTATATGCTATTCTCGTAATAAGATTAGTAACCTTCGTTATGCCGAATGATATCGAATATAATTCACCGATTCCTAAACAAGTATTTTTATTTTTCTACCTACTTTTTTTCAATTTGAATGTAGAAGGCAGCTTATTTTTTGACCGCTACTTAAATAAAAAAATCCATTGGTTTAATTTTCCTAAAAAACGAATTGTTATTCAGTTCGTTTTAATTATGATTTGGGCTTTTATTTCTATTGGAATCCCTTTTATTGCTTGGTATTTTATAAATGAACAGTCATTAATCTATCCACGTGCACCCGTTATTATATTTATAGGTTCCGTTGTTTTTTTATTGGTTTTTATTGTTATTTCTATGACCATCAACTTTTTCAAGCAATGGAATAGTTCTTTATTGGATGCCGAATATTACAAACAGGAAAAACTAAAAGCCAATTATCGGGTTTTGCAAAATCAAGTAAATCCACATTTTTTGTTTAATAGTTTGAATGTTTTAATTTCAGAAATAAAACACGATCCAAAAACTGCAGAAGATTTTACACGCAAACTATCAAAAGTATATCGCTATGTTTTACAAAGTAAAAATCACGATTTAATTCCATTGAAAAAAGAAATTGAATTTATCGAGTCCTTTATTTTTTTACATAAAGTCAGAATTGGTGATGCATTAGAATATTCAGCGACTATTTCAGATGAAGCTTTAGAAACGCAACTACCACCTTTAACTCTGCAAATTCTAGTTGAAAATGCCATAAAACACAATGTAGCTAATGAGGAAAACGTGTTGAAAATTTCAATTGAAAGCGGTAGTGATAACACTTTAACCGTTAGTAATAACTTACAAATTATTGATACGGTCAATTCAACATACACTGGTTTAGCTAATTTAAGCAAGCGATTTGAGCTTATTAAAAAAGAGGGTTTTACTTATGGTAAACAAGAGGCGAAATTTGTGGTAACGATTCCTTTAATCGAAGAATAA
- a CDS encoding DUF6268 family outer membrane beta-barrel protein has product MGKKVIMRYSNKNTAKQKASLGIFFFFIFLKASYAQDFKLAGIKYANYPKSEIKNDSGNQEISFQEFGAFVNFPKKLKNDKTVLVNGFGYGFVEASFDNPLFWFDDNNKKLQMFYYQITLLHQWNEKWNLLVNLKPTLASDFEAKLSSDDFIFQGAVTATRKLSSTFKIGGGLAYGARLGSPRLIPLVNLQYKKNRHEINALFPINTNYTYSLLPSNKLELGVKYNLNGGNFNVYSEDNSIDEINYSRVNFGVLSNYQLTKILRLEAFGGLSAGRKYSLIDTDDTTYDFDSESAPFFSVGIVLVPPKRK; this is encoded by the coding sequence ATGGGTAAGAAAGTAATTATGCGATATTCTAATAAGAATACAGCGAAGCAAAAAGCAAGTTTAGGTATTTTTTTCTTCTTTATTTTTCTGAAAGCAAGTTATGCACAGGATTTTAAATTAGCAGGAATCAAATATGCAAACTACCCAAAATCAGAAATAAAAAATGATTCAGGAAACCAAGAAATTTCATTTCAAGAATTTGGTGCTTTTGTAAACTTTCCGAAGAAATTAAAAAACGATAAAACTGTTTTAGTTAATGGGTTTGGTTATGGATTTGTGGAAGCATCATTTGATAATCCATTGTTTTGGTTTGATGATAACAATAAAAAGTTACAAATGTTTTATTACCAAATAACTTTGCTACATCAATGGAACGAAAAATGGAATCTTCTTGTCAATTTAAAACCCACATTAGCATCAGATTTTGAGGCAAAATTAAGTTCTGACGATTTTATTTTTCAAGGAGCAGTTACAGCTACAAGAAAATTAAGTTCTACATTTAAAATAGGAGGAGGTTTAGCTTATGGTGCACGTTTGGGGAGTCCGAGATTAATTCCTTTGGTTAATCTGCAGTATAAAAAAAATAGGCACGAGATAAATGCTTTATTTCCTATAAATACTAACTATACCTATTCATTATTGCCAAGTAATAAATTAGAATTAGGTGTAAAGTATAATCTTAACGGAGGAAATTTTAATGTGTATTCTGAAGACAATAGTATTGATGAAATAAACTATTCGAGAGTAAATTTTGGAGTATTATCCAATTATCAACTAACTAAAATACTTCGTTTAGAAGCTTTTGGAGGCTTAAGTGCAGGTAGAAAATACAGTTTAATTGACACAGACGATACGACTTATGATTTTGACTCTGAATCAGCACCTTTTTTTAGTGTAGGAATTGTGTTGGTTCCGCCAAAAAGAAAATAA
- a CDS encoding DUF2147 domain-containing protein, which yields MKNLKNVITVVFMTLFSITNYAQSQSEVAGDWVVGKQNTVIKIEQNDGIYCGTIISSDNPKAEIGKLMVKDLKVKKGKWKGKTYSPKRKEWYDAEFIPKENTLDVKIKVGFFSKTIEWVRK from the coding sequence ATGAAAAATTTAAAAAATGTAATTACAGTAGTATTCATGACATTATTTAGTATCACTAATTATGCACAATCGCAATCTGAAGTAGCAGGCGATTGGGTTGTCGGAAAACAAAACACGGTTATAAAAATTGAACAAAATGATGGTATTTATTGTGGAACAATTATTTCTTCGGATAATCCTAAAGCTGAAATTGGAAAACTAATGGTTAAAGATCTAAAGGTAAAGAAAGGAAAATGGAAAGGAAAAACATATTCGCCAAAACGTAAAGAATGGTATGATGCAGAATTTATTCCAAAAGAAAATACGCTTGATGTTAAAATAAAGGTTGGGTTTTTTAGTAAAACGATAGAATGGGTAAGAAAGTAA
- a CDS encoding ABC transporter ATP-binding protein: MNAISIQNINKHFYDPVEFQVLKDISFDVKKGEFVSIIGKSGSGKSTLLYLLSTMDTKYNGNIAINGTQVTGLSQNELAKFRNEQIGFVFQFHFLLPEFTVLDNVMLPALKLNKRPKDEIEAEAIESLHLLGLKGNEHKKASKISGGQQQRVAIARALINSPSIIMGDEPTGNLDSKNTNIVFDVFKELAKERGQTIIAVTHDDEFADNCDRIIELSDGKLIR; this comes from the coding sequence ATGAATGCAATTTCTATACAAAATATAAACAAACATTTTTACGATCCAGTAGAATTTCAAGTATTAAAAGATATTTCTTTTGATGTGAAAAAAGGCGAATTTGTTTCCATTATCGGAAAATCGGGTTCAGGTAAATCTACCTTACTGTATCTGCTATCTACAATGGATACAAAATACAACGGAAACATTGCCATTAACGGCACGCAAGTCACCGGTTTATCACAAAATGAACTAGCAAAGTTTAGAAACGAACAAATCGGTTTTGTGTTTCAGTTTCACTTTTTGTTACCAGAATTTACCGTTTTAGACAACGTAATGTTACCAGCTTTAAAACTGAATAAAAGACCTAAAGATGAAATTGAAGCAGAAGCCATCGAATCACTTCACTTGTTAGGTTTGAAAGGCAATGAACATAAAAAAGCCTCTAAAATATCAGGCGGACAACAACAACGAGTTGCCATTGCAAGAGCACTAATCAATTCGCCATCTATTATTATGGGAGATGAACCGACAGGAAACCTCGATTCTAAAAACACAAATATTGTTTTTGATGTGTTTAAAGAACTGGCAAAAGAACGCGGGCAAACCATTATAGCTGTTACTCACGATGATGAGTTTGCAGACAATTGCGACCGTATTATCGAACTGTCTGATGGTAAATTAATTCGATAA